The Sulfurimonas lithotrophica genome includes a region encoding these proteins:
- a CDS encoding MutS-related protein — protein sequence MKHSEVDKILNNKKNLLTQTYFELQEHFENKYGYDTVVFMEIGTFFEVYEVNNDDMQIGKAKEIAELLNIQLTKKNKNIIENSDKNPLLAGVPAVSFERYLSRLISEQKYTIIVVKQKGNPPKISRYISQIVSPGTNFDYIVDNDDNYIVSLLVDKHKDIYTVGYSAIDVTTGKTWLYETHGTSEDPSYALDEVFNLLNVYRTSEVVITFLDGIDDQRHVMQYLEISEHYHYSVNNDRPKIDFQNELFKGVYQIQSLLSPIEHLDLERSPMITEALAILINFVVEHDYHIVQKLSMPKTIDNRRFMYLGNNALEQMGVISKDKKEFTLLKMMDKSSTAIGRRLLKERLLNPIMEKDELERRYNLVERVNSHVRFLDETMRGIYDLERLSRRLNLSKLHPFEMNHIYDSIVSVKELMQYVKKHKIQKTPFSEFEIDEFLRDIQKSIDLDVSRRFTNQTVDENFLMSGVDEAIDTLVKENSVMLIAFDDIMAKIESMLKDANASSSNKLVTLGLLEKEGYYISLSKTRFSMIESEFKKSEEFSEFIVKKLTNNVKITSAFTDNLSDKIMQNRRKIITLVKERYIQLQSLYERRYALLFDRIISYVADLDVGVSSSKVAQTYNHSRPMIVDVADEDNFMQLMQLRHPLIEVQERGGIYVPNDIVMGNRDYMDLPHPKTVMLDVSVHDGHDVNGVLLYGINSSGKSSLMKSIGIATLMAQSGFFVSASVMKFSLFDSLFTRIVSRDNLAKGLSTFAVEMLEMKNIFNRATLRSLVLGDEISHGTETLSGVSIVASAIMKLAKVRSLFLFATHLHQLSTMKEITSLDNVVDLHLSVEYDEDKDALVFNRVLQAGSGSSIYGLEFAKSLHMDEEFLDTANKIRKRLAKDFDELELLVKKKTSKYNKDLYVTKCVICGAMAEDVHHINNQSLANQAGFIDHFHKDAKHNLIPLCKEHHKEIHEGKLRVDGFVMTSNGLALKYEQQMSKPKEKVVEEPEINETNEDEPKGFVLDDWD from the coding sequence ATGAAACATTCTGAAGTTGATAAAATATTAAATAATAAGAAAAATTTATTAACGCAAACATATTTTGAACTGCAAGAACATTTTGAAAATAAGTATGGTTACGATACCGTAGTGTTTATGGAAATAGGTACTTTTTTTGAAGTATATGAAGTAAATAACGATGATATGCAGATTGGAAAAGCTAAAGAGATAGCTGAACTTTTAAATATACAACTGACTAAAAAAAATAAAAATATTATTGAAAACTCAGATAAAAATCCACTCTTAGCGGGCGTACCTGCCGTGTCTTTTGAGAGGTATCTCTCACGCCTTATTTCTGAACAAAAATACACTATTATTGTTGTGAAGCAAAAAGGTAACCCTCCTAAAATTTCACGTTATATTTCGCAAATTGTGTCTCCGGGGACAAATTTTGACTATATAGTCGATAATGACGACAATTATATCGTTTCACTTTTAGTAGATAAACATAAAGATATATATACCGTCGGTTATTCTGCTATAGACGTAACAACAGGAAAAACTTGGCTGTATGAGACACACGGAACGAGTGAAGATCCCTCATATGCACTTGATGAAGTTTTTAATCTCTTAAACGTGTATAGAACAAGTGAAGTAGTTATAACGTTTTTAGACGGCATAGACGATCAGCGTCACGTGATGCAGTACCTTGAAATATCTGAGCACTACCACTACAGCGTAAATAACGACAGACCAAAGATAGACTTTCAAAATGAACTTTTTAAAGGTGTGTATCAGATTCAGTCTCTTTTATCTCCTATAGAGCATCTGGACCTTGAACGTTCCCCTATGATAACCGAAGCCTTAGCAATCTTGATTAATTTTGTAGTAGAACATGATTATCATATAGTTCAAAAACTCTCAATGCCAAAAACAATAGACAACCGCCGTTTTATGTATCTTGGAAATAATGCACTAGAGCAGATGGGTGTAATATCTAAGGATAAAAAAGAATTCACGTTACTAAAAATGATGGATAAAAGCTCAACCGCAATAGGAAGAAGACTTTTAAAAGAGAGACTGCTAAATCCTATAATGGAAAAAGATGAGCTGGAGCGTCGTTATAATCTTGTAGAGAGGGTAAACTCACACGTAAGGTTTTTAGATGAGACTATGCGTGGAATTTATGATTTGGAAAGGCTTTCAAGAAGACTGAATTTAAGCAAGCTTCATCCATTTGAGATGAACCACATCTACGATTCTATTGTCAGCGTTAAAGAGTTGATGCAATATGTAAAAAAACATAAGATTCAAAAAACTCCCTTTTCCGAGTTTGAGATAGATGAGTTTTTACGCGATATTCAAAAAAGTATAGATTTGGATGTTTCACGTCGTTTTACAAACCAGACCGTTGATGAGAACTTTTTAATGAGCGGTGTTGATGAAGCCATAGATACCCTTGTAAAAGAGAACTCTGTGATGCTTATAGCATTTGATGATATCATGGCGAAAATAGAATCTATGCTAAAAGATGCAAATGCATCTAGTTCAAATAAACTTGTTACTTTGGGCTTGCTTGAAAAAGAGGGTTATTATATCTCTTTATCAAAAACACGTTTTTCTATGATAGAGAGTGAATTCAAAAAGAGTGAAGAGTTTAGTGAATTTATTGTAAAAAAACTTACAAATAACGTAAAAATAACATCTGCTTTTACAGATAATCTCTCAGATAAGATTATGCAAAACAGGCGTAAGATAATTACTCTTGTAAAAGAGAGATATATTCAGCTTCAATCTTTGTATGAACGTCGTTATGCGTTGTTGTTTGATAGGATAATATCTTATGTGGCAGATTTGGATGTGGGTGTCAGCTCATCAAAAGTTGCACAGACTTACAACCATTCACGTCCGATGATAGTCGATGTAGCAGATGAGGATAACTTTATGCAACTTATGCAGCTTCGTCATCCGCTTATAGAAGTTCAAGAACGTGGAGGCATCTATGTACCAAACGATATAGTTATGGGAAATCGTGACTATATGGATCTGCCGCATCCAAAGACTGTAATGTTAGATGTATCTGTACATGACGGACACGATGTAAACGGTGTACTTTTATACGGAATTAACTCTAGCGGTAAGAGTTCTTTGATGAAAAGCATCGGTATAGCTACGCTTATGGCTCAGTCTGGATTTTTTGTTTCGGCTTCGGTTATGAAATTTTCTTTGTTTGATTCACTCTTTACCCGCATCGTATCTCGTGACAACTTGGCAAAAGGACTCTCGACTTTTGCCGTTGAGATGCTGGAGATGAAAAATATATTTAACCGTGCTACGCTTCGCTCACTTGTTTTGGGTGATGAGATAAGTCACGGTACGGAGACGCTATCCGGCGTATCTATTGTAGCATCTGCAATTATGAAACTTGCAAAAGTTCGCTCATTGTTTTTGTTTGCAACGCATCTGCATCAGCTCTCAACAATGAAAGAGATAACAAGTCTTGATAATGTGGTCGATTTGCATCTAAGCGTTGAGTATGATGAAGATAAAGATGCACTTGTGTTTAACCGTGTCCTTCAAGCAGGAAGCGGAAGCAGCATCTACGGACTTGAATTTGCAAAATCCTTGCATATGGATGAAGAGTTTTTAGATACTGCAAATAAAATTCGTAAACGTCTTGCAAAAGATTTTGACGAACTTGAACTGCTTGTCAAGAAAAAAACTTCTAAGTACAATAAAGATTTATACGTTACAAAATGTGTTATTTGTGGAGCTATGGCAGAAGACGTACACCATATAAATAATCAAAGTCTAGCAAATCAGGCAGGTTTCATAGACCATTTTCACAAAGATGCAAAACATAACCTAATCCCTTTATGTAAAGAACATCATAAAGAGATACATGAGGGCAAATTACGGGTGGACGGATTTGTTATGACTTCAAACGGACTTGCCCTAAAGTATGAGCAGCAGATGAGTAAACCTAAAGAAAAAGTTGTAGAAGAACCTGAAATAAATGAAACAAATGAAGATGAGCCTAAAGGTTTTGTTTTAGACGATTGGGATTAA
- a CDS encoding Rid family detoxifying hydrolase, translating into MKFVQTDKAPSAIGPYSQAVVVEGMVYTSGQIALLPDGCEDVLKDGIAPQAKQVMANLKAVLEEAGSSMDKVVKTTIFLASMDDFILVNGIYEEAFGSHKPVRSTVAVKTLPKNALVEIDAVALI; encoded by the coding sequence ATGAAATTCGTACAAACAGATAAAGCTCCATCGGCAATAGGTCCTTATTCTCAAGCCGTAGTAGTTGAGGGTATGGTATATACGTCGGGTCAAATTGCACTGCTTCCGGATGGTTGTGAAGATGTTTTAAAAGACGGCATCGCACCGCAGGCAAAACAGGTTATGGCAAATCTTAAAGCTGTTTTAGAAGAAGCAGGAAGTTCTATGGATAAAGTAGTGAAAACTACTATTTTTCTTGCATCTATGGATGATTTTATACTTGTAAACGGCATATATGAAGAGGCATTTGGTTCACATAAACCTGTACGTTCAACCGTAGCGGTAAAAACATTACCAAAAAATGCTCTTGTCGAGATAGATGCCGTTGCACTTATATAA
- a CDS encoding hydrogenase — MKKLKVLWLSALSCNGNTHAFFNYPNLEYFLENFEFIYHPVIDSEYSLEDIVSKEIQCDILLVEGSVSKEFTRADVPILKIIKKYAKKVRKIVSVGTCASYGGIFKNGAYKDVTGLFFDEEKEIDILQEFRYKAINISGCPVHPDILVNTLFAIKQELKLKLDNLLRPKEYYAYSIHNGCTRNEYFEYKVDNHKFGELEGCMFYEHGCQAPFTHGSCNKILWNEVNSKTRAGLPCMGCTEPSFPRENLFSTKKNMGIPQELPLGVNKRTYLTLAGITKAFTIERLQKKLIDD, encoded by the coding sequence ATGAAAAAGCTAAAAGTACTTTGGCTAAGTGCTTTGTCTTGCAATGGAAATACCCATGCTTTTTTTAATTACCCGAACTTAGAGTATTTTTTAGAAAATTTTGAATTTATTTATCATCCCGTTATTGATTCTGAGTATTCACTAGAAGATATAGTATCAAAAGAGATACAGTGTGATATATTACTTGTTGAGGGCAGTGTATCAAAAGAGTTCACACGTGCAGACGTACCAATACTAAAGATTATAAAAAAATATGCAAAAAAAGTTAGAAAAATCGTTAGCGTTGGTACTTGTGCGTCATACGGCGGTATATTTAAAAACGGTGCTTATAAAGATGTTACGGGGCTGTTTTTCGATGAAGAAAAAGAGATAGATATACTACAAGAGTTTAGATATAAAGCCATAAACATATCAGGTTGTCCCGTGCATCCGGATATATTGGTAAATACGCTTTTTGCTATCAAACAGGAGTTGAAATTAAAACTAGACAACCTTTTAAGACCAAAAGAGTATTATGCATATAGCATACACAACGGATGTACCAGAAACGAATATTTTGAATATAAGGTAGATAACCACAAATTTGGCGAACTTGAGGGCTGTATGTTTTACGAACATGGATGTCAAGCCCCTTTTACGCACGGGAGCTGTAACAAAATACTTTGGAACGAAGTAAATTCTAAAACAAGAGCGGGACTTCCTTGCATGGGATGCACCGAACCTAGTTTTCCTAGAGAGAATCTTTTTAGTACGAAAAAAAATATGGGTATCCCTCAGGAATTACCCCTTGGTGTTAATAAAAGAACTTATCTTACCTTAGCCGGAATTACAAAAGCATTTACGATAGAGAGATTACAAAAGAAGCTGATAGATGATTAA
- a CDS encoding DUF255 domain-containing protein, producing the protein MRKIFILLLLVNLLFSEEIGELTFSNDYKKVMAQAKKENKRVYMLITSSSCRWCRKFESTTLTDWTVAEKLEGKYLLLHIDRDNDYFPKHLKHKRVPRHYFLTPDEQVIYTFLGYWNVEDFTSYVDDVDWQYSDKLKKGIIK; encoded by the coding sequence ATGAGAAAGATATTTATACTGTTACTATTAGTAAATTTGCTGTTTTCAGAAGAAATAGGAGAACTTACGTTTTCGAATGATTATAAAAAAGTCATGGCTCAGGCAAAAAAAGAAAACAAACGTGTATATATGCTTATAACAAGCAGTAGTTGCAGGTGGTGTAGAAAGTTTGAAAGTACAACTCTTACCGATTGGACCGTTGCAGAAAAACTTGAAGGAAAATATTTATTATTGCATATAGATAGAGATAATGATTATTTTCCAAAGCACTTAAAACATAAAAGAGTGCCAAGACACTATTTTTTAACTCCCGATGAACAAGTTATATATACATTCTTGGGTTATTGGAACGTTGAAGACTTTACTTCATATGTAGATGATGTAGATTGGCAATATAGTGATAAACTAAAGAAAGGAATTATAAAATGA
- the dapE gene encoding succinyl-diaminopimelate desuccinylase, translating to MQIIELFKRLIESKSETPDDGGLLDFIENYLDGFSAKRIDIEDTKNLFIYKKFSEGEHLCFAGHVDVVPAGEGWDTNPYELVEKDGYLYGRGTQDMKSGVAAFVQAVSEVKDFNGTLSILLTSDEEGEATYGTIKVLEYLKETSFLPDAVVVAEPTCEKKFGDAIKVGRRGSINGYITLKGKQGHAAYPEKAINPIHNIAGVLGNMAGINIDEGDEFFSPSKFVVTDIRSGMQVTNVTPNELKMMFNVRNTTLTTQKEVREFVHQNLKEFDYELKLTQGSYPFRTNTDTKLVKNIDLAIEETTGLKPKHSTAGGTSDARFVAGFGIDVIEFGVKNDTIHAVNERTTAYEVESLYKVFKRLIQIWE from the coding sequence ATGCAAATAATAGAGTTATTTAAACGACTTATTGAATCAAAAAGTGAAACACCCGATGATGGAGGTTTGCTTGATTTTATAGAAAATTATCTAGACGGTTTTAGTGCAAAAAGAATAGATATAGAAGATACTAAAAATCTTTTTATATATAAAAAATTCTCTGAAGGTGAGCACCTGTGTTTTGCAGGTCACGTAGATGTCGTTCCTGCAGGTGAAGGTTGGGATACAAACCCATACGAACTTGTTGAAAAAGATGGCTATCTATACGGTCGCGGAACTCAGGATATGAAAAGCGGAGTTGCCGCTTTTGTGCAAGCCGTTAGTGAAGTAAAAGATTTTAACGGAACATTATCCATATTGCTTACAAGTGATGAAGAGGGTGAAGCAACCTATGGTACTATAAAGGTACTGGAGTATCTAAAAGAGACAAGTTTTCTTCCAGATGCAGTAGTTGTAGCCGAACCGACTTGTGAAAAAAAATTTGGAGACGCTATAAAAGTAGGTCGCCGCGGTTCTATAAACGGCTACATTACTTTAAAGGGTAAGCAGGGTCATGCCGCATATCCAGAGAAAGCGATAAATCCTATACATAATATAGCTGGCGTACTTGGAAATATGGCGGGTATAAATATAGATGAAGGGGATGAGTTCTTTAGCCCTTCAAAATTTGTAGTTACGGATATTAGAAGCGGGATGCAGGTAACCAATGTAACTCCTAATGAGCTGAAGATGATGTTTAATGTAAGAAATACTACATTAACTACCCAAAAAGAGGTCCGTGAGTTTGTGCATCAGAATTTAAAAGAGTTTGATTATGAACTTAAGTTAACACAGGGTTCTTATCCGTTTCGTACAAATACGGATACAAAACTGGTAAAAAATATTGATTTGGCAATAGAAGAAACTACAGGTTTAAAACCGAAGCATTCTACGGCAGGTGGTACAAGTGATGCACGATTTGTAGCCGGATTTGGTATTGATGTTATTGAGTTTGGCGTAAAAAATGATACTATACATGCCGTGAATGAAAGAACTACCGCTTATGAAGTTGAGAGTTTATATAAAGTCTTTAAAAGATTAATCCAAATATGGGAGTAA
- a CDS encoding hydrogenase small subunit — MVERREALAKMFSAKGSKINTNRGTEYYDSLMQTMTKRLNELEQTEVATKNSIANVLEAEGLNRRDFMKWASATCAALMLPSNFTPLVAKAAELMNRVPVIWLELQDCAGNSEAILRSDAPTIDELILEVISLEFNETIMAAAGHQAEEHLEEAMHTFKGKYLCVVEGAIPTGMNGFYGTIGATGETFEEHLLRVAKDSAALVAVGTCATFGGVPAAAPNPTGAVGVQDIVKGKPIINIPACPANPANITGTILHFVLTGQVPELDHLNRPKFAFGYRIHDNCERRAHFDAGEFVEEWGDEGAKNNFCLYKMGCKGPMTFNNCSIVRYNEGVNWPIGSGHGCIGCSEPQFWDKYAQERPMADTHFKAPTGGVEKTVDEFGLGLLTAAGIGIGVHAVASAVGGKKEECKEGAE, encoded by the coding sequence ATGGTTGAGAGAAGAGAAGCTTTAGCTAAGATGTTTAGTGCTAAAGGGTCAAAAATAAATACTAATCGCGGTACTGAGTATTATGATTCTTTAATGCAAACAATGACTAAAAGATTAAATGAGCTTGAACAAACCGAGGTGGCTACAAAAAATTCCATAGCAAATGTTTTGGAAGCAGAAGGCTTGAATAGAAGAGATTTTATGAAGTGGGCAAGTGCTACCTGTGCGGCTTTAATGCTTCCTTCTAATTTTACTCCGCTTGTCGCCAAAGCGGCTGAACTTATGAACAGAGTACCTGTAATCTGGCTTGAACTTCAAGATTGTGCAGGAAATTCCGAAGCTATTTTAAGAAGTGATGCTCCTACTATAGATGAATTAATTTTAGAGGTTATATCTTTAGAGTTTAACGAAACTATTATGGCAGCAGCAGGGCATCAGGCAGAAGAGCATCTAGAAGAGGCTATGCACACTTTTAAGGGAAAATATCTTTGTGTCGTAGAAGGTGCAATTCCTACAGGTATGAATGGTTTTTACGGAACCATAGGTGCTACGGGGGAGACATTTGAAGAACATCTTTTACGTGTTGCTAAAGATTCTGCAGCTTTAGTTGCAGTAGGTACTTGTGCTACATTCGGCGGTGTTCCTGCTGCTGCTCCAAACCCGACAGGTGCAGTCGGTGTTCAAGATATCGTAAAAGGCAAGCCTATCATTAATATTCCTGCTTGTCCTGCAAATCCTGCAAATATTACCGGAACAATTTTGCATTTCGTTCTAACGGGACAAGTTCCAGAGTTAGACCATCTAAACCGTCCGAAATTTGCATTTGGATACAGAATCCATGACAACTGTGAAAGACGTGCACACTTTGATGCAGGTGAGTTTGTTGAAGAGTGGGGTGACGAGGGTGCTAAAAACAACTTCTGTTTATATAAAATGGGTTGTAAAGGTCCTATGACTTTTAATAACTGTTCAATCGTAAGATACAACGAAGGTGTTAATTGGCCAATCGGTTCCGGTCACGGTTGTATCGGATGTTCTGAACCGCAATTTTGGGATAAATACGCTCAAGAGCGTCCAATGGCAGATACTCACTTTAAAGCTCCGACCGGCGGGGTTGAAAAAACTGTAGATGAATTTGGTTTAGGATTATTAACGGCAGCGGGTATAGGTATAGGTGTACATGCGGTTGCCAGTGCTGTTGGCGGGAAAAAAGAAGAATGTAAAGAAGGAGCTGAATAA
- a CDS encoding TetR/AcrR family transcriptional regulator, with protein sequence MTPKKRQKYEAIIQKSLELFSSKGFYNTTIPDIANSLKMSVGNMYNYFKSKDILAKEIIQYISVYLGQKIKEINEEDISTKEKTTKIIKMYFETAASKPEMIDYFLRIYLSNREVFVDSCQGMICVNEFVTEIMIYFEEGVKSGELRDQDFFSAFGLFMGYLGGMVFLKGENILPKELDEYVEDISNNIYKALSV encoded by the coding sequence GTGACACCGAAGAAACGTCAAAAATATGAAGCTATAATACAAAAATCTTTAGAACTTTTTTCTTCTAAAGGTTTTTATAATACTACAATTCCCGATATTGCCAACTCTCTTAAAATGAGTGTCGGAAATATGTATAACTATTTTAAATCCAAAGATATTTTGGCAAAAGAGATTATCCAATATATATCCGTTTATCTTGGGCAAAAGATTAAAGAGATTAACGAAGAAGATATATCTACAAAAGAAAAAACAACCAAGATTATAAAGATGTACTTTGAAACCGCTGCTTCAAAACCTGAAATGATAGACTACTTTTTACGCATCTATCTCTCAAACCGTGAAGTATTTGTCGATAGTTGTCAGGGGATGATATGTGTAAACGAGTTTGTTACCGAGATTATGATCTACTTTGAAGAGGGCGTAAAGAGCGGAGAGTTAAGAGATCAGGACTTTTTCAGCGCGTTTGGTCTTTTCATGGGCTATCTTGGCGGTATGGTCTTTTTAAAAGGTGAAAATATCCTACCAAAAGAGTTAGACGAATATGTTGAAGATATCTCTAACAATATCTACAAAGCTCTGAGTGTATAA
- a CDS encoding nickel-dependent hydrogenase large subunit, whose amino-acid sequence MIKLIEKIEGEATLDFNFKDEKIEFVDIKFNSTRGIENILKGKNALDALVINPRVCGICGHAHLIATVKALESCYDDLKISKKAEIIRELTLNFELIHNHFKWFYLTLFPLFGFKQEVLKASYASQIMGKAIATFGGQYPHTSYAIVGGVVCEVTSMDIVKINSYIDETIKFFERNVIDVDVEKFILCDNVEMALKSKGDLAKILQIIYEKEWVELGKSYDRFIVFGKNSYFKSGKSHKTRISKNLPYEYVKEEQNKSSFAKNVSFKDKYYEVGPLSRAMLKRIPLIKDAHRRYGDSILSRILARVCEIAQLLNHSKSLLKELDLSEASYIEPQIDISKVSASGVGAVEAARGSLIHKVSLEEGIIKNYEIITPTQWNLAGGSRENQGISQKAMVGLKDEKIAELVFKTFDVCSVCTTH is encoded by the coding sequence ATGATTAAACTGATAGAAAAAATAGAGGGCGAAGCTACGCTTGATTTTAACTTTAAAGATGAAAAAATAGAGTTTGTAGATATAAAATTTAACTCAACTAGGGGAATTGAAAACATTTTAAAAGGCAAAAATGCCTTGGATGCACTTGTTATAAACCCAAGAGTTTGCGGCATCTGCGGTCATGCCCATCTGATAGCTACGGTAAAAGCTTTAGAGAGCTGCTACGATGATTTAAAAATAAGTAAAAAAGCTGAAATAATAAGAGAACTTACACTAAATTTTGAACTTATACACAACCATTTTAAATGGTTTTATCTTACATTGTTTCCGCTTTTTGGATTTAAACAAGAAGTTTTAAAAGCCTCATATGCATCACAGATAATGGGAAAAGCCATAGCTACCTTTGGAGGCCAATATCCCCATACGTCTTACGCGATAGTTGGCGGTGTCGTATGTGAAGTAACGAGTATGGATATTGTAAAAATAAACTCTTATATAGATGAGACGATAAAGTTCTTTGAAAGAAACGTAATTGATGTTGACGTAGAAAAGTTTATACTATGCGATAATGTTGAGATGGCTTTAAAAAGTAAAGGTGACTTGGCAAAAATTTTGCAAATTATTTATGAAAAAGAGTGGGTAGAACTAGGAAAAAGCTATGACAGGTTTATAGTTTTTGGTAAAAACTCTTATTTTAAAAGCGGGAAATCTCATAAAACAAGAATATCAAAAAACTTGCCATATGAGTATGTAAAAGAGGAACAAAACAAATCATCATTTGCTAAAAACGTCTCTTTTAAAGATAAGTACTATGAAGTAGGTCCGCTATCGCGTGCGATGCTAAAAAGAATACCGCTTATAAAAGATGCTCATAGAAGATACGGAGATAGTATATTAAGCAGAATTTTAGCCAGAGTTTGTGAAATAGCTCAACTTTTAAATCATTCTAAATCATTGTTAAAAGAACTAGACTTGAGCGAAGCTTCATATATAGAACCGCAAATAGATATATCAAAAGTATCGGCTAGCGGTGTCGGTGCTGTTGAAGCTGCACGCGGATCACTTATCCATAAAGTCTCCCTTGAAGAAGGCATAATAAAAAATTATGAAATAATAACCCCTACACAATGGAATCTAGCAGGCGGAAGCAGGGAAAATCAAGGCATCTCGCAAAAAGCTATGGTCGGACTCAAAGATGAAAAAATAGCGGAACTTGTTTTTAAAACATTTGATGTTTGTTCAGTCTGTACTACACATTAA
- a CDS encoding sensor histidine kinase: MFKSFISKFVFFFWFFFLIVTIPIYYFTSFQFKNIIRASEDEKVTIIFNSLRPIISIHIFLDQDKQLNELLNTTFENKDIKSVKLVSKQNKVLYSQESNDYNQDNTKVYTADILDLVEQEKIATLYLKYSNHYITQYNEEIFIVLQFTFLFSLIIFSTVFFYIRYDLIALRNIANSLRQYSINKDTKPILQSSRSKEISTIANVANEMFVNLAEYVKQLKSFNNELEKRVKDEINKQQNQEHMMIHQSRQAAMGEMLESIAHQWRQPLNIIGIATANLETEYDLGLINEKKFHEKMDVISLNLNYMSDTIDDFRDFLNPKKDMSIFEAEKSIEDVLTILSAQLQNYNIEYSLQCNDELLLYGVENEFKQVMLILLNNSKDAIKLQQKIEQSKKGKILISINRENNQGIIKLCDNGGGIASEIIDSIFEPYFSTKLNANGTGIGLYIAKNIIESRMNGKISVINKDSGCCFIISVPLSIGN, from the coding sequence ATGTTCAAATCTTTTATAAGTAAATTTGTATTTTTCTTTTGGTTTTTCTTTTTAATCGTAACCATACCGATATACTATTTTACTAGTTTTCAATTTAAAAATATTATTAGAGCTTCTGAAGATGAAAAAGTAACTATTATATTTAACTCTTTAAGACCTATAATTTCGATACATATTTTTCTCGACCAAGATAAACAATTAAACGAACTTTTAAATACTACGTTTGAAAATAAAGATATAAAATCCGTAAAATTGGTATCAAAACAAAATAAAGTTCTTTATTCGCAAGAAAGTAACGATTATAATCAAGACAATACCAAGGTATATACCGCTGATATTCTAGACTTGGTTGAACAAGAAAAGATAGCTACGCTTTATTTAAAGTATTCAAACCACTATATTACGCAATACAATGAAGAGATATTTATAGTGCTTCAATTTACTTTTTTATTTTCACTTATCATTTTCTCAACCGTATTTTTTTACATACGTTATGATCTTATAGCTCTTAGGAATATTGCAAATTCTTTAAGACAATACTCTATAAATAAAGACACCAAACCTATTTTACAATCAAGTAGAAGCAAAGAAATCTCTACTATAGCAAATGTTGCAAATGAAATGTTTGTTAATCTTGCAGAGTATGTTAAGCAATTAAAATCATTTAACAACGAACTGGAAAAACGTGTAAAAGATGAAATAAACAAACAACAAAACCAAGAACACATGATGATACACCAGTCGCGTCAGGCTGCAATGGGCGAAATGTTAGAATCTATTGCACATCAGTGGAGACAACCCTTAAATATCATAGGAATAGCAACTGCAAATTTAGAAACGGAATACGATCTTGGTTTAATCAATGAGAAAAAATTTCATGAAAAGATGGACGTAATCTCACTAAATTTAAATTATATGTCAGATACTATAGATGATTTTCGAGATTTTTTAAATCCTAAAAAAGATATGAGTATCTTTGAAGCTGAAAAAAGTATTGAAGATGTTCTAACAATCTTAAGCGCACAACTTCAAAACTATAATATAGAATATTCTCTTCAATGTAACGATGAACTGTTACTCTACGGCGTTGAAAACGAGTTTAAACAAGTGATGCTAATCTTACTTAACAACAGTAAAGATGCGATAAAACTGCAACAAAAAATAGAACAAAGCAAAAAAGGTAAAATACTAATAAGTATTAATCGTGAAAATAATCAAGGAATAATAAAACTATGCGATAACGGAGGCGGCATTGCATCTGAGATTATAGATTCTATTTTTGAACCTTACTTCTCTACAAAACTAAATGCAAACGGAACGGGGATAGGATTATATATTGCCAAAAATATAATCGAATCAAGAATGAACGGTAAGATTAGCGTGATAAATAAAGATTCGGGCTGTTGTTTTATTATATCAGTACCCTTATCTATAGGAAATTAA